TACGGGGCGAACGAATTACGTTGGGCGGCTCACGGCGCGAGCGGGCCGGCGCCCCCGTCCGGTGCGCCGACGAGCTTGTCGATGTTGAGTAGGGAGACGAGTCTCTCGCCGGTGCGCGCGATCCCGTTGAGGAACGAGACGTCGACGCCCGCGCCCAGGTCCGGTGTCGGGACCATCTCTTTGGGTTCCACGTTGAGCACGTCGGACACCGCGTCCACGACGAGTCCAACGATCTTGGTGCCCACGGTGACCACGACGATGACGGTGAACACGGTGTACTCGGCCTCGCTCAGCCCGAGCCGGGTGCGCAGGTCGATGATCGGGACTACCGCGCCGCGCAGGTTCATGACCC
This region of Gemmata massiliana genomic DNA includes:
- a CDS encoding chemotaxis protein CheW translates to MSTANTSDLTGSPDVSQFLTFCLGDEEYGLEILRVQEIKGYSKITPLPNTPREVKGVMNLRGAVVPIIDLRTRLGLSEAEYTVFTVIVVVTVGTKIVGLVVDAVSDVLNVEPKEMVPTPDLGAGVDVSFLNGIARTGERLVSLLNIDKLVGAPDGGAGPLAP